One region of Phycicoccus sp. M110.8 genomic DNA includes:
- a CDS encoding NAD-dependent epimerase/dehydratase family protein: MIVAVTGATGNIGSAVVRRLLADGHEVRGIARRTPVEGLDDRVAWTELDLTAADRDARLLEVLSGADAVVHTAWGFQPTRDVAFLRRLDVGGTAAVVRAATAAGVPHLVHVSSQGAYSPGPGPSPVEEDWPTGGAAPELPYSRHKAAAERVLDAHEAVPDHTPVVARVRPSLVVRAEAGGAVARYMLPSLVPQGVLRLLPVLPLDRRLRLQVTHTDDVADAIVAVVLSRATGAFNLAAEPVLGREDVARALGTPAVHLPWPALRALAGLGWTLRLQPFDPGWLDMARVVPTMSSRRAREELGWQPAHDARDAMAEAVAGMARGEGGGSPALRPRRWLEQLGNLVGRGPVSRRPTA, translated from the coding sequence GTGATCGTCGCCGTGACCGGCGCGACCGGGAACATCGGTTCCGCCGTGGTGCGGCGGCTGCTCGCCGACGGCCACGAGGTCCGCGGCATCGCACGACGCACTCCCGTCGAGGGGCTCGACGACCGGGTGGCCTGGACGGAGCTGGACCTGACGGCCGCCGACCGCGACGCGCGCCTGCTCGAGGTCCTGTCGGGCGCGGATGCGGTGGTGCACACGGCGTGGGGGTTCCAGCCCACCCGCGACGTCGCGTTCCTCCGCAGGCTCGACGTGGGCGGAACCGCGGCCGTCGTGCGGGCGGCGACCGCGGCCGGCGTGCCGCACCTGGTCCACGTCTCGTCCCAGGGCGCGTACTCCCCCGGGCCCGGACCGTCACCCGTCGAGGAGGACTGGCCGACCGGGGGCGCCGCACCCGAGCTGCCGTACAGCCGGCACAAGGCAGCTGCCGAGCGCGTGCTCGACGCCCACGAGGCCGTGCCGGACCACACTCCCGTCGTGGCTCGGGTGCGGCCCTCACTCGTGGTCCGGGCCGAGGCGGGCGGCGCGGTCGCCCGCTACATGCTGCCCAGCCTCGTGCCCCAGGGCGTGCTCCGGCTGCTCCCGGTACTGCCCCTGGACCGGCGGTTACGGCTGCAGGTCACCCACACCGACGACGTCGCCGATGCCATCGTGGCGGTCGTCCTGTCCCGTGCCACGGGTGCGTTCAACCTGGCCGCCGAGCCCGTGCTCGGGCGCGAGGACGTCGCGCGCGCCCTCGGCACACCGGCGGTGCACCTGCCGTGGCCGGCGCTGCGGGCCCTCGCGGGACTCGGCTGGACCCTGCGGCTGCAGCCCTTCGACCCCGGGTGGCTGGACATGGCCCGCGTGGTCCCGACCATGTCGAGCCGGCGCGCCCGGGAGGAGCTGGGCTGGCAGCCGGCGCACGACGCACGGGACGCCATGGCCGAGGCCGTCGCGGGGATGGCGCGCGGCGAGGGCGGCGGCAGCCCGGCGCTGCGACCGCGCCGTTGGCTCGAGCAGCTGGGCAACCTCGTCGGTCGGGGACCGGTCTCTCGTCGACCCACCGCCTGA
- a CDS encoding flavodoxin family protein codes for MSASTTDRPLRALALTCSLKPSPAESSTDVLTRQLLDQLATHGVQGELVRVVDHDIRPGVEADMGDGDEWPQLRQRMLDADILVLGTPTWLGQHSSVAQRVLERLDAELSDTDEQGRLRTFGKVALAVVVGNEDGAHHITGILYQSLGDVGFTIPASGVTFWNGEAMSGTDYKDLDETPDSTASATRTAAANAAHLAALLRDRGYPPAA; via the coding sequence ATGTCCGCCTCCACGACCGACCGCCCGCTGAGGGCCCTCGCCCTCACGTGCTCGCTCAAGCCTTCGCCGGCCGAGTCGAGCACCGACGTGCTCACCCGTCAGCTGCTCGACCAGCTGGCGACCCACGGGGTGCAGGGCGAGCTGGTCCGCGTGGTGGACCACGACATCCGGCCCGGCGTCGAGGCCGACATGGGCGACGGGGACGAGTGGCCACAGCTGCGCCAGCGCATGCTCGACGCCGACATCCTGGTCCTCGGCACCCCGACCTGGCTCGGCCAGCACTCCAGCGTCGCCCAGCGCGTCCTCGAGCGCCTCGACGCCGAGCTGTCCGACACCGACGAGCAGGGGCGGCTGCGCACCTTCGGCAAGGTGGCCCTGGCCGTCGTCGTGGGCAACGAGGACGGCGCCCACCACATCACCGGGATCCTCTACCAGTCCCTGGGCGACGTCGGCTTCACCATCCCTGCCAGCGGGGTGACGTTCTGGAACGGCGAGGCCATGAGCGGCACCGACTACAAGGACCTCGACGAGACCCCTGACAGCACGGCGAGCGCCACCCGGACCGCCGCCGCCAACGCCGCGCACCTTGCGGCCCTCCTCCGCGACCGCGGCTACCCGCCGGCCGCCTGA
- a CDS encoding WhiB family transcriptional regulator yields the protein MRKPDRLPAPLLESYAWQDEARCRTLPVGSFFDAELARGANRREREEAAKRVCRECPVIRQCRAHALAAEDYGVWGGLTAHERDVIRQSQSRGVRRATPATLKAS from the coding sequence ATGCGCAAGCCAGACCGACTTCCCGCTCCCCTTCTCGAGTCGTACGCGTGGCAGGACGAGGCGCGCTGCCGCACCCTTCCCGTGGGCTCCTTCTTCGACGCCGAACTCGCGCGTGGCGCCAACCGCCGCGAGCGCGAGGAGGCCGCCAAGCGGGTGTGCCGCGAGTGCCCGGTGATCCGGCAGTGCCGCGCCCATGCCCTCGCCGCCGAGGACTACGGGGTCTGGGGCGGCCTGACAGCCCACGAGCGCGACGTCATCCGGCAGAGCCAGTCCCGCGGCGTCCGCCGGGCGACCCCCGCCACGCTCAAGGCGTCCTGA